One Paralichthys olivaceus isolate ysfri-2021 chromosome 8, ASM2471397v2, whole genome shotgun sequence genomic region harbors:
- the usp38 gene encoding ubiquitin carboxyl-terminal hydrolase 38: MDKILEGLVSSDHSVLVKRAIVKKVVEAAEKEVTEEQCQALFTLTTRLILLGEDTFQKQIGFQVLEAYARYHRPEFELFFSKDFVISLLQQGYGHLSNKDPAIIDHIHCCLRLLISCPSVLEIFSMIQVEVLRMVCERPEPTVCARLSTLLSDFVQCIPRDKSGVMFCQQLVRTISYFHCFSSQERELREYVGQVTKVSTLLQNIWKADPATLLPSLQEVFSIISSTDPSFEPSIALASLVQHIPVQMITVLIKSLTTDQNVKDASMTKALCRMIDWLSWPLAHHVDTWVIALLKGLAAVQKFTILIDVTLLKIELVFSRLWYPIVRQGALAVLSHMLLSFQHSPEAFHLVVPHVVHLVQSLRTDGLPTSKAFLLQFTELIHCMMYQYSGFPDLYDHILEAIKDLPKPGEEKIKLVLNQSAWTSQSNSFVSGLLRQAGKSETGKTGLVNLGNTCYMNSIIQTLFMATDFRRHVLSLHVNGSNTLMKKLQLLFAFLAHTQRAAYAPRNFLEVSRPPWFNMGSQQDCSEYLRFLLDRLHEEERTLQVLESAKPKVASPVDTSRKDPTGQTSLEEGEELPSAPAETKPENDGKTLIERMFGGKLITGIRCTHCNCISEKEEPFTDLSLAFCPSATSRDGPQPFGPQEEPKVLCQGSVNGGSEDPEPGKAPASNVHFVPVTNEPPLSVPDLVNYFLAPETLDEDNAYFCEKCSSLQRAEKTLKVVSAPEYLILTLLRFSYDAKCHIRRKILENVTIPSLMRLPVHAPSMTLPCSSSTSSSLQVDSPESSENLAKKLKPSQREEEEEEKERIDGPEVINGEGEIPVLSVPYVLSSVVMHSGISSESGHYYSYGRNLSGTDGTQHPANHFALHEDLGNGQAECSPSTCSALSVPPEQGDTVPKSVQEARDWLLFNDSRVTFTSFQSVQNITNRFPKDTAYVLMYRKQELQGQNINGGLTANGMRLSAEPPLQKELLDAIIKDNKLYLQEQELNARTQALQAPSSSCSFRPNGSDDNNPPGSCGPSGGGGGGGGGGFNTISRLVF, translated from the exons ATGGACAAGATTTTGGAGGGCCTCGTGAGCTCCGATCACTCTGTTCTAGTGAAGAGGGCCATTGTGAAGAAGGTAGtggaagcagcagagaaagaggTGACCGAGGAGCAGTGTCAGGCGCTGTTTACTCTCACTACCCGCCTCATCTTGCTCGGTGAAGATACTTTCCAGAAGCAGATTGGCTTCCAGGTTTTGGAAGCCTATGCGCGTTACCACCGCCCAGAGTTTGAGCTTTTCTTCAGTAAAGACTTTGTCATCAGTCTTCTCCAGCAGGGCTATGGCCATCTGAGCAACAAAGACCCAGCCATAATAGACCACATTCACTGCTGCCTGCGGCTGCTCATCAGCTGCCCGTCAGTGTTGGAGATCTTCAGCATGATCCAGGTGGAGGTCCTAAGGATGGTGTGTGAGCGTCCAGAGCCAACGGTTTGTGCCCGCCTGAGCACTCTGCTGTCGGACTTTGTGCAGTGCATCCCGAGGGATAAGTCAGGCGTTATGTTTTGCCAGCAGCTGGTCAGGACCATCAGTTACTTCCACTGCTTCTCCAGCCAAGAGCGAGAGCTGAGGGAGTATGTGGGTCAGGTGACTAAGGTCAGCACGCTGCTGCAGAACATCTGGAAGGCTGACCCTGCCACACTGCTTCCCTCACTGCAGGAAGTCTTTTCCATTATCTCCTCCACAG ACCCTTCCTTTGAGCCATCCATTGCCCTCGCCAGCCTGGTCCAGCACATCCCCGTCCAAATGATCACGGTGCTCATCAAGAGCCTCACCACAGACCAGAATGTCAAAGACGCAAGCATGACTAAAGCCCTCTGCAG GATGATTGACTGGCTTTCTTGGCCTCTGGCCCATCATGTTGACACCTGGGTCATCGCTCTGTTGAAAGGACTCGCTGCAGTTCAGAAGTTCACTATCCTCATTGATGTCACTCTGCTCAAGATTGAACTG GTATTCAGTCGTCTGTGGTACCCTATAGTGCGGCAGGGGGCGCTAGCTGTGCTCTCTCATATGCTGCTGAGTTTCCAGCACTCTCCCGAGGCCTTCCATTTG GTTGTTCCACATGTGGTGCATCTAGTCCAATCCTTAAGGACAGATGGTCTCCCCACCAGTAAAGCTTTCCTGCTGCAGTTCACGGAGCTCATACACTGCATGATGTACCAGTACTCTGGCTTCCCTGACCTCTATGACCACATACTAGAGGCCATCAAG GATCTCCCAAAACCTGGAGAGGAGAAGATAAAACTGGTGTTGAATCAAAGTGCCTGGACGTCTCAGTCAAACTCATTTGTGTCTGGTCTACTGAGGCAAGCTGGGAAGTCTGAGACGGGCAAGACAGGCCTGGTCAACCTGGGAAACACCTGTTACATGAACAGCATCATCCAGACCCTCTTCATGGCCACAGA TTTCAGGAGGCATGTTTTATCATTACATGTAAACGGTTCCAACACACTGATGAAAAAGCTTCAGTTGCTCTTTGCTTTCCTAGCGCACACACAG AGGGCAGCATATGCTCCCAGAAACTTCTTGGAAGTGTCTCGGCCTCCCTGGTTCAACATGGGCTCTCAGCAGGACTGTTCTGAGTACCTCAGGTTTCTTCTAGACAG GCTACATGAAGAGGAGAGAACACTTCAGGTCCTGGAATCAGCTAAGCCAAAGGTAGCCTCCCCTGTCGACACAAGCAGGAAAGACCCAACGGGTCAGACTTCTTTAGAGGAGGGCGAAGAGTTGCCTTCAGCTCCTGCAGAAACCAAACCCGAGAATGATGGGAAGACTTTGATAGAGAGGATGTTTGGTGGGAAGCTGATCACAGGCATTCGCTGTACACACTGCAACTGCATCTCTGAGAAAGAGGAGCCTTTCACAGACCTCTCCTTGGCGTTTTGTCCATCCGCCACCTCTCGGGATGGCCCTCAGCCTTTTGGGCCACAGGAGGAGCCCAAGGTTCTCTGTCAGGGATCTGTTAATGGCGGCAGTGAAGATCCTGAACCTGGCAAAGCCCCAGCGAGCAATGTCCATTTTGTGCCAGTGACAAACGAGCCTCCCCTCTCTGTGCCGGACCTGGTTAACTATTTTCTGGCCCCAGAGACCCTAGATGAAGACAATGCCTATTTCTGTGAGAAGTGTAGCTCCCTCCAGCGGGCAGAGAAGACCTTGAAAGTGGTATCCGCGCCCGAGTACTTGATCCTCACTCTGCTGCGATTCTCATACGATGCTAAATGCCACATCCGGCGGAAgattctggaaaatgtcaccATCCCATCGCTAATGAGACTTCCAGTACACGCCCCTTCAATGACTCTACCCTGTTCCtcttctacctcctcttctctgcaaGTGGATTCTCCTGAGAGCAGTGAGAATCTGGCCAAGAAACTCAAACCATctcaaagagaggaggaggaagaggagaaggagaggataGATGGACCAGAAGTGATAAATGGAGAAGGAGAAATACCAGTGTTGTCAGTGCCCTATGTCCTCAGCTCAGTGGTGATGCATTCTGGTATATCATCCGAGAGTGGCCACTACTACTCTTACGGCCGTAACCTCAGCGGAACAGATGGAACGCAGCACCCAGCCAATCACTTTGCACTCCATGAGGATTTGGGCAATGGCCAGGCCGAGTGTAGCCCCTCCACTTGCTCAGCTCTCTCAGTTCCACCCGAACAAGGAGACACAGTCCCTAAGAGTGTCCAGGAAGCAAGGGATTGGCTGCTATTCAATGACAGCAGAGTGACATTCACCTCCTTCCAATCAGTGCAAAACATTACTAATCGCTTCCCCAAGGACACAGCTTATGTGCTTATGTACAGAAAACAGGAGCTACAAGGGCAGAACATAAATGGGGGACTCACAGCAAATGGAATGAGATTGAGTGCTGAGCCTCCCCTGCAGAAAGAGCTGCTGGATGCTATTATCAAGGACAATAAGCTGTATTTACAG GAACAGGAGCTCAATGCTCGGACCCAGGCTCTGCAGGCCCCTTCATCTTCCTGTTCATTCAGGCCCAACGGTTCAGATGACAACAACCCACCGGGGAGCTGCGGCCCatctggtggaggaggaggaggtggaggagggggtttCAATACCATTAGCAGACTGGTGTtctga